ACGAATGTTTATAAGCTTagatcatattattattattattattataattatttattattatacgGCAGTTATTGCCTtgttatgtatgtatatatatacttatgTAACATGACCGAAAGCTTTTTATCAATTCATTTTATGAACACAAGATATTCTCCGTTCTTCGAAACCCTAAATCCAGAATTctaacaaagtggtatcagagccacataGATGCAATCCAAGAAATTATCAAACTCTCGAGATATGAATCAGGGACAAGGAATTCAAACTCAAATTCCTAAATTCACAGGGCAAAACTATTACCACTGGCACATTCAAATCAAAGTCCTGCTTGAATCTCAAGAACTGTGGAATGTTGTTGATGAAGGAATTCGTGAACTGGGTACTAATCCAACGGAAGAAGCGACATCAGCGCACAGGGATGCAATCAAGAAAGATAAACGTGCACTGCATATCTTATTTCAATCAGTGAGTGAAACCATATTCGAAAGAATTGCGCTTGCAACATCATCGAGAGACGCATGGAATATTCTGCACAAATCCTGTCGCGGAGAAAATCGGGTAAAAACAATTAAACTTCAATCTCTTCGATGTGAATTTGATTCGTTAAAAATGAGGGAATGGGAATCGGTTGATGATTATTTCAATCGAACAATTCTTATTGTTAACCAATTAAGAATGAACGAAGAATCAATTAGTGAACAAAGAATCGTAGAAAAAATCCTACGAAGTTTGACTCGGAATTATGAGTCTGTGGTGATAACTGTGGAAGAAACAAAAAATTTAGAGAGTATTTCGACCGAGGAATTAATGGGAATTTTACAATCTCATGAACTGAGATTGAAACGCTATGAAGATATTCCAACCGAACATGCATGTCAAATGCGTAATTCCAATCAAGACCGAATCGGTAAGAACAAGAGTCGAAAATGGAGTACAGTTAGATGTTATAACTGTCAAGTTTTGTCATCGGAAGGATGATTACGAGAAATCTGACAACGCACTAATCCACATAGACGAAGAAAACAATGAACAAGAAGACACAATGTTCATGATCTTCAATATGGAGGAAACAGTCAAGGATGATTGTTGGTATTTAGACAGTGGTTGTAGTAACCACATGACGGGAAACATAGAATTATTCATCAAACTAGATGAATCAGTAAAGAAAGAAGTGAGAACCGGTGACGATAAATGACTGTTAGTGTTAGGATGCGGCGAAGTGTCGATCACAATTAGGGACAAAACTCGAAGAATACCGAAGGTATTCTATGTAAAGGGCTTGAAACATAATCTTTTAAGCGTAGGGCAACTCATCGAGAAAGGGTATGTAGTTTTATTCAAAAAAGATCAATGCATAATCAAGGATGCAAACAATGAAATCGTTGGAAATATCAAAATGACAAGCAATAAGATGTTTCCACTTCGACTAAGCAGTGATATAAATCTTGCAATGACCATGACAATAAAGGAGATGTCTTCACTATGGCATAAGAGATATGGTTATGTAAATATGGATACACTAATCAATATGGAAACTAATGGATTAGTGCTCGGATTACCAAAGATCATGAAGGACGGAGGTGTATGTGAAGGATGTGTCTCGGGTAAACAGGCAAGGAAGTCTTTTCAAAAGAAAAATACGTGGCAAGCCAACAAACCCTTACAGCTAGTTCACTTCGATATCTGTGGTCCCATGAGAACAGAATCAATAGGAGGATGCAGATATTTCATTACTTTTATCGATGACTATTCAAGGAAAACATGGGTGTATTTTCTCAAATTTAAATCAGAGGCATTAAATTTCTTTAAGACTTTCAAAGCCCTGAATGAAAGACAGTCCGAACATTTAATCAAAACTTTAAGAACAGATCGTGGGGGTGAATACTGTAGTAAGACATTCCAAGATTATCTGAGAACAAATGGTATACGTCATCAACTCACGAATAACTACACACCCCAGCAGAATGGAGTGGCAGAAAGAAAAATAGGACGTTGATGGAATTGAGTAGAAGTATGATGAATATTAAGCAATTACCGACCAGTTACTGGGCAGAAGCAATAGCTTGTGCCACATATATTTTGAACCGAACTATCACCAAGACCAGGCCCAATATAACTCACTATGAAGCCTGGTATGGAGTTAAGTAGAACATCTAAAGGTTTTCGGCTGCTTAGCTTACGTCCATATTCCAAAGCAACATCGAGGCAAGTTGAATGAAAAATCCGAAAAGGCCGTGTTCGTTGGGTACAGTGAGCACAGTAAAGGTTACAAGTTATACAATCCCCAAACGAATAAAATTATTGTAAGTCGTGATGTAGAACAGTGGGTTATACCCTCAGAGAGTTCCGAGGCTCCATTCATAGTATCGGACGGTGATGAAGCTTCAGCACAAAAACATGCAGAACCTGATAAAACACACGAAGAGCAGATACAAACAGATGATGTTCCGGAGCACAATGACTCAACAATACCAGAGAATGAAGAATCACATCTAGAGACTGCTTGTAATCAGCACAACGAGAACCGGACTGCTTTTAATCAGAACAACGAGAACGAGTCCACAGTAGAATCAGCACAGGATCATGAAGATAACTCCTCCACATCAGACTCGGAGAACGAAGTTATTCGTACAAAAACCATATATAATGTTTATCGGAGAACGAAAGCACTGACAGAAGCAGAAATTAGACAGAAATATCATGAGAATCAAGTGGTCAATTTTGTTCTCTTCACTAGCTCCGATCCTACATCATTTGAAGAAGCATGTCAAGATCCAAGATGGTTAGAAGCAATGAACAAAGAGATAGAGTCCATACATAAAAATCAAACATGGGAACTTGTAGATCCTCCTTCACAGCAAAAACCGATTGGAGTTAAATGGATTTACAAAACGAAGTATGATGAAAAAGGTAATGTGGACAAGTACAAAGCCAGGTTGGTTGTAAAAGGATATAAGCAAAAGTATGGCATAGACTACCAGGAAGTCTTTGCTCCAGTGATTAGATTCGAAATAGTCTGTTTAGTGCTAGCACTTGCAGCACAATATGAATGGCACCTCCatcaaatggatgtgaaaacgGCGTTTTTAAATGGCAAACTAGAAGAACGAGTGTATATCGAACAACCTCAAGGATATGTTAAAAAAGGAGAAGAGAAAAAGGTATGCTTTCTCAAACGAGCACTGTACGGTTTAAAACAAGCTCCTAGGGCATGGTATAGTCGAATAGATGCATattttgttaaaaacaaattcaaaaaatgCATCTATGAACACACATTGTATATCAAAGATACAAATGAGGGAAAGATCATCATTTGTTTGTATGTGGACGACTTAATAATAGCAAGTAGTTCGGAGAAACTAATTTCAGATTTCAAAAAATCAATGAAAGAGGAATTTGAAATGATGTATATGGGTCGATTACATTACTTTCTTGGCATGGAGGTTACATATGAAAAAGGAAATATCACTCTATCCCAAAAGAAGTACACGAAAAATCTCTTAGAAAAGTACAGAATGACACATTCCAACACGGTATCAACACCAATGGAATACGGGTTAAAATTATCTAAAGATGATCCAGAAGAGTTTATAAAGGACTATACCGTAGTCTGATAGGAAGTCTAATGTATTTGACAAACACCATACCAGACATTATGTTTGCGGTCAACAAAATAAGTAGGTTCATGGAATGTCCAAAGAGAAGTCACTAGGAAGCAGCAAAACGTATACCAAAGTATATCAAAGGAACCCAAGAACAAGGAGTTACGTATTCGAAGGGAGGAAAGAAACACTTAACAGGGTTCAGTGACAGTGATTATGCAGGAAACATAGATGACAGCAAGAATACCTCAGGATATATCTTTCATCTAGGAACCGGACCTATAtcatggcaatcaaagaaacaaaaggtAGTAGCGTTATCTTCAACGGAAGCAGAATATATGGCCCTTTCTCTAGCAGGATGCCAAGCTTTATGGATCAAAGGAATCCTAGATGATCTGCTAGGAAAAGAAGAATATTCAATCTCGATATTTTGTGACAACAAATCAACCATTTATCTAGCCAGAGACCCGGTGTATCATGGTTAAAGTAAGCACATAAGAGACCTAATTAAGAAGAGGGAAGTTGAAGTCTTGTTCTGCACAACAAAAGAACAGTTGGCAGACGTTATGACAAAAGCTCTCCAGCCTAAGGACTTTGCTCGGATAAAGGAGTTGCTGCATATGAATCTGAAATGATCAAGCTTACGGGAGGGTGTTAGACGAATGTTTATAAGCTTagatcatattattattattattataattatttattattatacgCCAGTTATTGCCTtgttatgtatgtatatatatacttatgTAACATGACCGGATGTTTTTTATCAATTCATTTTATGAACACAAGATATTCTCCGTTCTTCGAAACCCTAAATCCAGAATTCTAACAATGGCTAAATGATTAAGTGAAAGTTATTTGGTTAAATTGTTAAGTAAAGTGGTTAAAGAATAATTATATATAATgggttatattttaataaaaatcagtGTTTACAATTCTTCTCTAAATTTATAACATTTTTTTCTAAGGGGGGTGGTTGAAAATTTCCAACGGGTGCagtcgaaaattttcaaggggtgcggtcatGATTTTACGTGAAATTTAACCCTATTTTTTTTCAAAGGGTGCGGTTGCCCACCCACGCAAGTGAGTAGGTCCGCTCCTGGTGGTTATACCACCTATCCATGTGAGCTGGATTACATGCCTTATATGAACATGGATTTTATTTGCAAACCCTAATACAAAATTCATATTTTGATACATCGATTCTGTCTAACATGATTTTCTACTGTTTGATGCAGGAGAGCAATAACAGCTAAAAAGATGTTGACAATAGACATCAAACCAGTGTGAAAAAGAGAACAAACCTATCATTTCTAGCGAAGGGATACCAAGTGCCAGGTGTCATACCTTCATATCTTGTATTCATTATTGAAGAGAAACCAGACCCTGTTTTCAAAAGTTATGGTAATGATCTTGTTGTCTAGGTGCAACTTTGACGAATTACACACTATAGCCGGCAACACTCCCTACAAGGCTTAACTTAGAATAGAAAACTAATATCAAAAGATTGTTGCCGTCTTCATAAACAGATTAATTTCCAAAGAAAAGTAAGTTTTCCTATATTTAGTTTATTTCTGTAGtggctttttttttttgaaaaaaagtaaGTTAGGCGTTTCTAACAGCGTTTGTTAACGTGAATACACACTTTGGGTTCATATTTTATACTTTTAATGTTCCATTGTATGAaatatttttagtagactttttggACCAATGAAACCATGTGTTGGTTGCAAGAATTCTATGTCATGAGATTGATGCTAACAATTATAGCATATGTGTTAACATGGGACCATCCAAGCGTCCTACGAAACATCACTAAACGTATGAATATACTCACGGATCAAAAGTCTTGAAAGTCAACAAATCTCATAGAGACTAACTATAGTTTGTGGTAGGTGGTGAGGAAGCTTAATTTGGATGTAGAGTGGAATGATGCCTGTGTTTTATGGAATGATAACTGTAGGTCCAAATTTCGGATCTCGAATACAAGGATTTGTTGTTTCGAATGGTATAACGAGTGAAGAATCCAAGTTACACCACAACCGAGTGGGAGTATGTATCAATAAATAAAGATTTTAGCGATCAACATGTCATATATTGATTCGAGCAGAGTTTTTGTACAATGAAAGCTCCAATACtccctcacacacacacacacacacacacacactctataTTGCTCATTCAAGCTCATATTCTAAGTGATAGTTAAGGTGTTAGTAGGGGctgcacgggctacggctcaacccgtattcgtagtgtaaaaatacacCTCAACTTTGTCTACGTAGTGTAAAATTTGTATAGTTTTTCCCGtgttatacaaaggatacccctgattctaaaaaaaattaggatacccctGTTTTTTTTGGTCTTTCATTGTGTATATTGAAACGATGGTTCCATCAAATAAGGAATTCCAAACAAAGGACCACGCTCCAAACGATGGTTTGTATGTGACATGCATGGACTTAATGTCTTCACTTTAAAGTATTTCCATGCGActtttataatatttatttaatgtCACTTGATCTTCGTTCTTCGAGTCGAACGATGGAGGAACGTCGTTCGACTTCAGGCAGACCGACACTAGCTGCATCCAGAATAGTCCATCAACAGTAACTTGTGTTCATTGAACCACACATTCCACACAATATACATTCATGTAGCTTTAGGATCAAGACATCAAGATGAGAAATCCTAATAAAACTCACGGAGTAAAACTAAAATCCACTTAGGCGATTATACGAAAACAAATACGTTCAAAGATTTGACGAGTCGGTATAAGTTTAACAGAATCCATAAAATGATTAATGGAAGAGACAGTTGTGATATTTTTCATAATTTACATGAGGACAACGTTCAAAGATTTGACGAGTCGGTATAAGTTTAACAGAATCCATAAAATGATTAATGGAAGAGACTGTTATgatatttatttttcataattTACATGAGGACAAATATTTGGGTCAACTTTTTTTATCTGGCATTGGAAGGGAATTGCCAGAAATCATGGACCGGTAAGGTCTACAATCCTTTCTTTGGATGTTCTTTTTTGGATATGCcactttagaaaaaaaaacatagaaaaaaaacaCCTTCAAAATCATCAACCATGACCGTCTTTGTGTGTATATGAAATCCAAACTTGATGCAACATTGTTTAGTTTTATATATTACAGGCACTCTTGATTATCTAACCTTATATAAAACCATATTTCTTCCACAATTGTATGCCGATCAACATCATGCCATTCATCACAACTAAAAcccaaaaaaagaaaaagaaaagttaaacAGAGAATTAAGATATAATTAATCATGTTAATTATTGTTGAACAAAAGAAGTTACCAATGCCACCAAATAATGTAATCCATCGCGGTCCATAAGACAACTTCACATGCCAATCATTGTTGGATGTGTCCTAACCAAGAAAGAGTAGTCTGATCATCATTCATGTAGATTTTTGACAAGATGTATATATGAAATCTCTCATAGAATATTTCACAAATATACAAACACAGTCAGTCATATGGCACATATTCGAAATGCAAACAGGAAAATGATAAAGAATTATAGAATGTACGTGGTTTGGTACACAAACGCACTAGCGTAATTTTACTATCTTGTATTAGTTCCATAAATGAATCGTCACCTCTTCCTACATACATCGACAGGTTTTGTAAGATTTTTAAAATCGAAGAGGATTAATACCAAATACTAACGCCGATGACTCATTATCTCTATATGTATTAACAGAGATTTATAGGGTATCTGCATCTAATGCTAATGCCCATTAGGCTCGTTCACCTTCATGTCACATTAATCTTTTATTTAGTACTCAATCCTACTCTGAATTCATTCCATTACTTGACATATTATATTTCTTTaacatctgttttcatccatACTTGTCTCCAAGAGAATCAAATTTAATTCACTTTGAGATTTTATACTAGATTTACATTGCAGGTGTCAAGATCAACCGTATACCCAGGTAAATCAAGCAGGTTTTCACTTCACATATCGGACAACTTGTGAGGTAAGTTTGTTTCTCCAAATATAACCATCATAACTAAAACTAAAGAGTTCAGTAACATATCTTACGACCCTGATTGTTATCAAGATCTACAAACCTCATTTATAGAGTTAAATTTGAATGCGCTGACCTATCTAGCCACAAAAACTTCAACCAATAACCTCACTAATGAACAAAAAACATTTTCTGATTGCGTGCTCGATCTTCCTGACCAAATAATTAATGACTAACCTTCAAAGAACTAGGTGTAGGTCAAGATCTATCAACATGTTTAATCAAGAAAGATGACGCAGAAAGATAAGATATCTCTTTCAACTTATGTCCAGAAAAAATGATTTCAGTAAATTTTCACGCGTCTAGTACTATGTATGTTTTAAATGTGTAAAATCTTGAAACACATGAATGTGGCAATAGAATCAGAGTTATAAATTGAGGGGCATCAACTCATTTATTCTTAACAATATTTAAAAACCTTCAATAAAAAATGTTTGGAGTCCGTCTCTAGAACACACTCGATTTTTTATCAATAAAGTTGTGCCGAGTTTCTATTAGGAGAGATGCATAGCTTTGAAAGTATGTTATTCTAGAGAGAAGGTGCATCTTGGAAGCACCCTAGAAAACGGCAAACCATCTCACCATGAAAGGGGAAACACAAATTCGTTTTTCTAACTTAAAAAATGTGATGTATGTAGGAGAAAACTATGATGATCAACCTAGGCTGCTATGTGGACAATAATGCCATTAAATAAACAATTAACCTAAAGAGCAAGGATTAAGGACAAAAACGCCCTTGGTTTGGGTGATTCATATTCTTATATATGAACCTTCT
This is a stretch of genomic DNA from Helianthus annuus cultivar XRQ/B chromosome 16, HanXRQr2.0-SUNRISE, whole genome shotgun sequence. It encodes these proteins:
- the LOC110876865 gene encoding uncharacterized protein LOC110876865 codes for the protein MQSKKLSNSRDMNQGQGIQTQIPKFTGQNYYHWHIQIKVLLESQELWNVVDEGIRELGTNPTEEATSAHRDAIKKDKRALHILFQSVSETIFERIALATSSRDAWNILHKSCRGENRVKTIKLQSLRCEFDSLKMREWESVDDYFNRTILIVNQLRMNEESISEQRIVEKILRSLTRNYESVIFQPNMHVKCVIPIKTESVRTRVENGVQLDVITVKFCHRKDDYEKSDNALIHIDEENNEQEDTMFMIFNMEETVKDDCWYLDSGCSNHMTGNIELFIKLDESVKKEVRTGDDK